The nucleotide window CGTGGCACGACCTTGCTTAACACGGCGCTGGTCAAGATCGGCTGCGTCGATTCCGCGCTGCGTCCCCGCGCCGTGCCCGACGAAGTGGCCGAGCGCATGCGTGCCTATGTAGCGTAGCGCCGGCCGGGCAGCGTCACCGATGGGCAGGCGGATGCCACCGCCAGCATGACCCTTTGCCGTACTTACATTCTAACTAATTCATAAATGAACGGTTCCCAAGATCTTTCCTTCATCGCCCTCATCTCCAACGCCCACCTGATCGTCCAGCTGATCATGGCGTTGCTGCTCGGCCTCTCGATCGTCAGCTGGACCTACATTTTCAAGAAATGGTTCGACGTGCGCGCCGCGCGCCGCCTGACGATCGACTTCGAGAAAACCTTCTGGGCCGGCGGCAACCTGCACCAGCTGTACCAGGCCGCCGGCAGCAACCGCGCCAACAATGGCGCGCTGTCGCGCATCTTCGAAGCGGGTATGGGCGAGTTCATCAAGGGCAAGCAGGCCGTGGCGGCCAACCGTGAAACGTTCGATGGCGGCGCGCTGCTCGACGGCGCCCGCCGCGCGATGCGCGCCGCGTTCCAGCGCGAGATGGATGTGCTCGAATCGCACCTGGCATTCCTGGCGTCGGTCGGTTCCGTCTCGCCGTATATCGGCCTGCTGGGCACCGTGTGGGGCATCATGAACGCCTTCCGCGGCCTGGCCAACGTGCAGCAGGCCACGCTGTCGGCCGTGGCGCCCGGCATCGCCGAAGCGCTGATCGCCACCGCGATCGGCCTGTTCGCGGCGATCCCGGCGGTGGTGGCCTACAACCGTTTTTCGCACGACATCGACCGCCTGGCGATCCGCTTTGAAAGCTTCGTCGAGGAATTCTCCAACATCCTGCAGCGCCAGTCGCGATAGGGGTCCATCATGGCGTCTTCCTTCAACAGTGGCAGCATGCGTGGCGGCCGCGGCCGCAAGCTGAAGTCCGAGATCAACGTCGTGCCGTATATCGACGTGATGCTGTGCCTGCTGATCATCTTCATGGTGATGCCGAGCTCGAACAACCCCAGTTCGATCGACCTGCCGCATGCGGAAAAATCGGTGCGCCCACCGGATGCGTACATCCAGGTCACGATCAAGCCCAATGGTGCGCTGTCGATCGGCATCGCGGGCAAGAATGCCGATGCGCCCGAGACGGCGCCGAACCGCGATGCGCTGGTGCGCAAGCTGGCGGCGCTGCACGAGGAGAATCCCGACTATCCGGTGCTGATCGCGGGGGACAAGGAAAGCAAGTACGACGACGTGATCCAGCTGATTTCCGAAGCGAAAAAGATGGGCATCAACCGCGTCGGTCTGGCGACGAAGTAAGGCATGGCGACGAGTGAAGCAAACAAGGGTGGCCCGTACCGGGTCCCCCGGCATGACAGCGGCTGGCGCGCGTTCGGTCTCGCGCTGGCCACGCACGCGCTGCTGTTCCTGTTCCTGTGGGGTGGCATCAACTGGCAGAGTTCGGAGCCGGTGGCCGTGGAAGCGGAAGTGTGGGACTTGACGACGCAGCAGGCCGCTCCGCCGCCGCCGCCCGCCGAGGCACCGGAGCCGGAACCGGACCCGCGGCCCGAGCCGGAACCGGCGCCGCCGCCGCCCGCCCCTGCCCCGCCGCCGCCGCGTGAGGTGACGCCACCGAAGCCCGATCCCGAGATCGCGCTGAGGAAGGAACGCGAGAAGAAAAAGAAGGAAGAAGAAAAGCGCATCGCCGAGGAAAAGGAAGAGAAGCGCAAGCAGAAGATCGAGGACGAGCGCAAGCTCGCCGAGCAGAAGAAGAAGGAAGACGACAGGAAAAAACGCGAGGAAGACGACAAGGAACGTCGCCTGGCCGAGGAAAAAGCCGAGA belongs to Pseudoduganella albidiflava and includes:
- the tolQ gene encoding protein TolQ, whose amino-acid sequence is MNGSQDLSFIALISNAHLIVQLIMALLLGLSIVSWTYIFKKWFDVRAARRLTIDFEKTFWAGGNLHQLYQAAGSNRANNGALSRIFEAGMGEFIKGKQAVAANRETFDGGALLDGARRAMRAAFQREMDVLESHLAFLASVGSVSPYIGLLGTVWGIMNAFRGLANVQQATLSAVAPGIAEALIATAIGLFAAIPAVVAYNRFSHDIDRLAIRFESFVEEFSNILQRQSR
- a CDS encoding ExbD/TolR family protein, whose translation is MASSFNSGSMRGGRGRKLKSEINVVPYIDVMLCLLIIFMVMPSSNNPSSIDLPHAEKSVRPPDAYIQVTIKPNGALSIGIAGKNADAPETAPNRDALVRKLAALHEENPDYPVLIAGDKESKYDDVIQLISEAKKMGINRVGLATK
- the tolA gene encoding cell envelope integrity protein TolA gives rise to the protein MATSEANKGGPYRVPRHDSGWRAFGLALATHALLFLFLWGGINWQSSEPVAVEAEVWDLTTQQAAPPPPPAEAPEPEPDPRPEPEPAPPPPAPAPPPPREVTPPKPDPEIALRKEREKKKKEEEKRIAEEKEEKRKQKIEDERKLAEQKKKEDDRKKREEDDKERRLAEEKAEKKKEEDARKKQLADKKAAEKKESDRIAKLRAEEMRRITGAAGGSSGTAEKSTAPRLDSGYVAAITAKIKSNISYAGSQDVPGNPRAEFKITQLPTGEIVSVRKIKSSGIPAYDAAVENAISKSSPLPKKKDGTVERDINATFNLKDLP